In one window of Drosophila innubila isolate TH190305 chromosome 2L unlocalized genomic scaffold, UK_Dinn_1.0 4_B_2L, whole genome shotgun sequence DNA:
- the LOC117780872 gene encoding probable elongation factor 1-delta isoform X1 → MRVEALEKIWVDKTRYDNAEKQYYEGLSNATKTNNCSPLVNEIVKAREHIQNSLEQLDGMKLEPCANTEVLSRIASLEAEAKEFKQSFQAILNRLTQLENHFKTSNNKEDNANVNEKVKDNDDDDNDSVDLFGSDSEEEDAEHIRIREERLAKYAEKKATKTVIIAKSSILLDVKPWDDETDLKVMEAEIRKITLDGLLWGASKFVPVAFGIQKLTISCVVEDEKVSLDWLTEEIEKIDELVQSVDIAAFNKI, encoded by the exons ATGAGAGTTGAAGCTTTGGAAAAGATTTGGGTTGATAAAACTCGCTATGACAATGCGGAAAAACAGTACTATGAAGGCTTGTCTAAT GCCACGAAGACAAATAACTGCAGCCCATTGGTAAACGAAATTGTTAAAGCAAGAGAGCACATACAAAATTCGTTGGAACAG ctGGACGGAATGAAATTAGAACCTTGCGCAAATACCGAAGTCTTAAGTAGAATTGCATCTCTTGAAGCAGAAGCCAAGgagtttaaacaatcattccAGGCTATTTTGAATCGCCTTACACAGTTGGAGAATCATTTCAAGACATCAAATAACAAAGAAGACAATGCCAATGTCAATGAGAAAGTCAaagacaatgatgatgatgataatgatagcGTTGACTTGTTTGGCTCAGATAGCGAGGAAGAAGATGCTGAACATATTCGGATAAGAGAAGAACGTTTGGCCAAATACGCTGAGaagaaagcaacaaaaactgtCATTATTGCCAAATCGAGCATTCTTCTGGATGTGAAGCCATGGGATGATGAAACCGACCTAAAAGTCATGGAAGCTGAGATTCGTAAAATCACTTTAGATGGTCTCCTATGGGGCGCATCCAAATTTGTTCCCGTCGCATTTGGAATTCAAAAGTTGACCATTTCGTGTGTGGTGGAGGATGAGAAAGTTTCGTTGGATTGGTTAACTGAGGAAATTGAGAAAATTGATGAGTTGGTACAGAGTGTTGATATTGCtgcattcaataaaatttaa
- the LOC117780872 gene encoding probable elongation factor 1-delta isoform X2, with protein sequence MRVEALEKIWVDKTRYDNAEKQYYEGLSNLDGMKLEPCANTEVLSRIASLEAEAKEFKQSFQAILNRLTQLENHFKTSNNKEDNANVNEKVKDNDDDDNDSVDLFGSDSEEEDAEHIRIREERLAKYAEKKATKTVIIAKSSILLDVKPWDDETDLKVMEAEIRKITLDGLLWGASKFVPVAFGIQKLTISCVVEDEKVSLDWLTEEIEKIDELVQSVDIAAFNKI encoded by the exons ATGAGAGTTGAAGCTTTGGAAAAGATTTGGGTTGATAAAACTCGCTATGACAATGCGGAAAAACAGTACTATGAAGGCTTGTCTAAT ctGGACGGAATGAAATTAGAACCTTGCGCAAATACCGAAGTCTTAAGTAGAATTGCATCTCTTGAAGCAGAAGCCAAGgagtttaaacaatcattccAGGCTATTTTGAATCGCCTTACACAGTTGGAGAATCATTTCAAGACATCAAATAACAAAGAAGACAATGCCAATGTCAATGAGAAAGTCAaagacaatgatgatgatgataatgatagcGTTGACTTGTTTGGCTCAGATAGCGAGGAAGAAGATGCTGAACATATTCGGATAAGAGAAGAACGTTTGGCCAAATACGCTGAGaagaaagcaacaaaaactgtCATTATTGCCAAATCGAGCATTCTTCTGGATGTGAAGCCATGGGATGATGAAACCGACCTAAAAGTCATGGAAGCTGAGATTCGTAAAATCACTTTAGATGGTCTCCTATGGGGCGCATCCAAATTTGTTCCCGTCGCATTTGGAATTCAAAAGTTGACCATTTCGTGTGTGGTGGAGGATGAGAAAGTTTCGTTGGATTGGTTAACTGAGGAAATTGAGAAAATTGATGAGTTGGTACAGAGTGTTGATATTGCtgcattcaataaaatttaa